One region of Mycolicibacterium rhodesiae NBB3 genomic DNA includes:
- a CDS encoding DUF58 domain-containing protein yields the protein MGSHLDSARQFFGRDTTGLLDGGRYALVHTRSLEFDDLRPYVPGDDIRDIDWKATARSGHVLIKRFVSEKHHKILVIADAGRNTIAQAPSGERKRDIASNVIGAIGLITLRRSDEVGMVFGDVRGCVDIRLRRGETHIESMLHRFHHHTTTDPAPSSVVTQLNWVAKHYRRPLLIFVVSDEPEIDDRLGEVLTRLGAQHDVMWAMVADMAAVGSVDDDDDGYDVVGGRVVMGGATLGPHVVEAYRQAEFQRRERLSDFLTTHGVAHARFSGSTRIRAGLTAMTGTYARVR from the coding sequence ATGGGCTCCCATCTCGACAGCGCCAGGCAGTTCTTCGGCCGCGACACGACCGGACTGCTCGACGGCGGCCGGTACGCGCTGGTCCACACCCGCAGCCTCGAGTTCGACGACCTGCGGCCGTACGTGCCGGGTGACGACATCCGCGACATCGACTGGAAGGCCACCGCACGGTCGGGCCACGTCCTGATCAAACGGTTCGTCTCGGAGAAGCACCACAAGATCCTCGTGATCGCCGACGCCGGCCGCAACACCATCGCGCAGGCGCCGTCCGGTGAGCGCAAACGTGACATCGCATCGAACGTCATCGGTGCGATCGGATTGATCACGCTGCGCCGGAGCGACGAGGTCGGCATGGTGTTCGGTGACGTCCGCGGCTGCGTCGACATCCGGTTGCGGCGGGGTGAGACCCACATCGAGAGCATGCTGCACCGGTTTCATCACCACACAACGACGGACCCTGCGCCTAGCAGTGTTGTGACTCAACTGAATTGGGTGGCCAAGCACTACCGGCGTCCGCTGCTGATCTTCGTGGTGTCCGACGAGCCGGAGATCGACGACCGCCTCGGTGAGGTGCTGACCCGGCTGGGCGCACAGCACGACGTGATGTGGGCCATGGTCGCCGATATGGCTGCGGTCGGGTCCGTCGACGACGATGACGACGGCTACGACGTCGTCGGTGGACGCGTCGTGATGGGCGGAGCAACGCTGGGTCCGCACGTGGTCGAGGCGTACCGGCAGGCCGAATTCCAGCGCCGGGAACGCCTTTCGGACTTCTTGACGACACACGGTGTGGCGCACGCCAGATTCAGCGGCAGCACCCGCATCAGGGCCGGCCTGACAGCGATGACCGGAACGTACGCCCGTGTCCGATGA
- a CDS encoding AAA family ATPase, which translates to MTASHPRLDQRDLAEAQRVVAAVSSAFSAKVVGQDQLRESLLVTLLAGGHLLIESVPGLAKTTAARVVAESIHGVFRRIQCTPDLLPSDIVGTQIYEAATNSFATQLGPVHANIVLLDEINRSSAKTQSAMLEAMEERQTTIAGVEYPIPEPFLVIATQNPVEQEGTYPLSEAQTDRFMLKDLVQYPSVDDEVEVVLRMDAGLYEKDHRSAPVVGLEEILRVQQLVQTVHMDRHLIEYASRLVNVTRAPERYVPANIARLIEYGASPRATIAFCRTARGLAVIRGRNHVVPDDIARLAHRVLRHRLILGFEAASLKITPDVVIDAVLDAVRVP; encoded by the coding sequence ATGACAGCGTCCCATCCGCGGCTTGACCAGCGGGATCTGGCTGAAGCGCAGCGCGTGGTGGCCGCGGTCTCCTCGGCGTTCTCCGCCAAGGTGGTCGGCCAGGATCAACTCAGGGAATCGCTGCTCGTCACCCTCCTTGCCGGTGGGCATCTGCTGATCGAGAGCGTGCCCGGTCTGGCCAAGACGACGGCCGCCCGCGTCGTCGCCGAATCGATCCACGGCGTCTTCCGTCGCATCCAGTGCACGCCCGACCTGTTGCCCAGCGACATCGTCGGCACCCAGATCTACGAGGCCGCCACCAACTCCTTTGCCACCCAGCTCGGACCCGTACACGCCAACATCGTGTTGCTCGACGAGATCAACCGCTCCAGCGCAAAGACCCAGAGCGCCATGCTCGAAGCGATGGAGGAACGCCAGACCACCATCGCAGGCGTGGAATATCCCATCCCCGAACCATTCCTGGTGATCGCCACCCAGAACCCGGTCGAGCAGGAGGGCACCTACCCGTTGTCGGAGGCCCAGACCGACCGGTTCATGCTCAAGGACCTCGTCCAATACCCGTCTGTCGACGACGAAGTGGAGGTCGTCCTCCGGATGGACGCCGGTCTGTACGAAAAGGACCACCGAAGCGCCCCCGTGGTCGGACTCGAAGAGATACTGCGCGTGCAACAGCTGGTCCAGACCGTGCACATGGACCGTCACCTGATCGAGTACGCCAGCCGGCTGGTGAACGTGACGCGGGCGCCAGAGCGGTATGTGCCGGCGAACATCGCCCGGCTGATCGAATACGGCGCGAGCCCGCGGGCGACGATCGCGTTCTGCCGGACCGCGCGCGGCCTGGCCGTCATCCGCGGCCGCAACCACGTCGTGCCCGACGACATCGCCCGCCTCGCACATCGCGTGCTGCGTCACCGACTGATCCTCGGCTTCGAGGCAGCCAGCCTGAAGATCACCCCCGATGTGGTGATCGACGCGGTGCTGGACGCGGTGCGGGTGCCGTGA
- a CDS encoding nuclear transport factor 2 family protein codes for MADVIEDLMRANLLDVFNERDENSRRTAIGRTYAPDVRWTDAEGVTTGRDALESKCVALQQQLGDLQFVAAGPVHQLPNFGHLAWQLTGPDGAPVMSGFDVAMVNDGVISELYTVLTPPDA; via the coding sequence ATGGCTGACGTGATCGAAGACCTGATGCGGGCGAACCTGCTCGACGTGTTCAACGAACGTGACGAGAACTCCCGGCGTACCGCGATCGGCCGCACCTACGCACCCGACGTGCGATGGACCGATGCCGAGGGCGTCACCACGGGCCGCGACGCGCTCGAATCGAAATGCGTTGCGCTACAACAACAACTGGGGGACCTGCAGTTCGTCGCGGCCGGTCCGGTGCACCAGCTGCCGAATTTCGGCCATCTGGCCTGGCAGCTCACCGGCCCCGATGGTGCGCCGGTCATGTCGGGTTTCGACGTCGCGATGGTCAACGACGGAGTGATCAGCGAGCTTTATACGGTGTTGACGCCGCCGGACGCATGA
- a CDS encoding acyl-CoA thioesterase, which produces MTHRSPTLDDVIATLAVNRVDDLRFRAAQLDNATHHIVGGHIAGQALMAASLTAPGRTPHSVHVYYIRAGDAREPVDFDVEAARDGGVLSTRQITASQNGQILLEALASFTAPLESLDYHQPMPDVPAPETLPPVQEQLAAFADEHDGHWVRPQPFDLRYVDTPPRLAIDAPTPATHMRMWWRANGFVPDDEVLHSCLLTYLSGTTMVEAALARRRETPISTFNALIDHALWFHRPVDLSDWVLSDQFSPSGAAGRGLTTATMYNRAGQLVCVATQELYFGRTSSAPRRHDG; this is translated from the coding sequence GTGACACATCGCTCGCCGACCCTGGACGACGTCATCGCCACCCTCGCCGTGAACCGCGTCGACGACCTCCGGTTCCGGGCCGCGCAACTCGACAACGCGACCCACCACATCGTCGGCGGCCACATCGCCGGGCAGGCGCTGATGGCGGCGAGCCTGACAGCACCTGGCCGCACCCCGCACAGCGTGCACGTCTACTACATCCGCGCCGGTGACGCCCGCGAGCCCGTCGACTTCGACGTCGAGGCCGCGCGTGACGGTGGCGTGCTCTCGACACGCCAGATCACCGCGAGCCAGAACGGCCAGATTCTGCTCGAGGCGCTCGCCTCGTTCACGGCACCGCTCGAGTCGCTGGACTACCACCAGCCGATGCCCGACGTGCCCGCACCCGAGACGTTGCCGCCCGTGCAGGAACAGTTGGCGGCCTTCGCCGATGAGCACGACGGCCATTGGGTGCGTCCGCAGCCGTTCGACCTTCGCTACGTCGACACTCCGCCGCGACTCGCCATCGACGCGCCGACGCCGGCCACGCACATGCGAATGTGGTGGCGGGCGAACGGTTTCGTGCCGGATGACGAGGTCTTGCACAGCTGCCTGCTGACGTACCTCTCGGGTACGACGATGGTCGAGGCGGCACTCGCGCGGCGGCGAGAGACGCCGATCAGCACGTTCAACGCGCTCATCGATCATGCCCTGTGGTTCCACCGCCCCGTCGACCTGTCGGATTGGGTGCTGTCGGATCAGTTTTCACCGAGCGGCGCCGCGGGTCGAGGACTCACGACGGCGACGATGTACAACCGGGCGGGTCAGCTGGTGTGTGTCGCGACCCAGGAGCTCTATTTCGGAAGGACGTCGAGTGCGCCGAGGAGGCATGATGGCTGA